Proteins encoded within one genomic window of Amorphoplanes friuliensis DSM 7358:
- a CDS encoding response regulator: MIRVLIADDEPMIRAGVRAVLATDPGIEVVAEAVDGHDAVELVRRHRPAVAVLDIRMPGMNGIDAAAEIRGTVPATSVIILTTFGEDDYILQALGHGATGFLIKSGEPEELIRGVRAVAEGAAYLSPKVAARIVAHLAATGAGALAGRRSAARDRVGALTAREREVLAFLGGGLSNSQIARRLQVVEGTVKAHVSSILGRLGVDNRAAAAVVAHEAGIIRDTVR; encoded by the coding sequence ATGATCCGGGTGCTGATCGCCGACGACGAGCCGATGATCCGGGCCGGGGTGCGCGCTGTGCTGGCCACGGATCCCGGCATCGAGGTGGTCGCCGAAGCCGTCGACGGGCACGACGCCGTGGAACTGGTTCGCCGGCACCGTCCGGCGGTGGCCGTTCTCGACATTCGCATGCCGGGGATGAACGGCATCGACGCTGCGGCGGAGATCCGCGGCACGGTGCCGGCGACCAGCGTCATCATCCTGACGACCTTCGGTGAGGACGACTACATTCTGCAGGCGCTCGGCCACGGTGCAACCGGCTTCCTGATCAAGTCGGGTGAGCCCGAGGAGCTCATCCGGGGGGTTCGTGCGGTGGCCGAGGGCGCCGCCTACCTGTCACCGAAAGTCGCGGCCAGGATCGTCGCGCATCTCGCGGCGACGGGTGCGGGTGCCCTGGCCGGCCGGCGTTCTGCCGCCCGGGACCGGGTCGGTGCCCTCACCGCCCGGGAACGTGAAGTGCTGGCCTTCCTCGGCGGTGGGCTGTCCAACAGCCAGATCGCCCGACGGCTGCAGGTGGTGGAGGGAACGGTGAAGGCCCACGTGAGTTCCATCCTGGGACGCCTGGGTGTCGACAACCGGGCTGCCGCCGCGGTCGTGGCTCACGAGGCCGGAATCATTCGGGACACCGTGCGCTGA
- a CDS encoding sensor histidine kinase, which translates to MAAGLSVVNLWWAVPAAVAAFLVGLRPGRARSTVLAFVALLSAGVVLLSFVPAWLPWGSRFVAVVVVATMVPWFAGRFWGQYRELVRAGWERAAQLEREQQLVAERARLRERARIAMDMHDVLGHDLSLIALSAGALKLAPGLEEQHQEAAGHIRARAAAAVERLGEVIGVLREETTPGLANLTAEAAESGLAVELHVDGEADGLSPGVERAAQRVVQEALTNVAKHAPDAKATVRVTHARSATTVVVENGPPSGGRGLVGLAERVRSAGGTFRYGPSNGGFEVAASIPHAGPSPLPSPDRDNEHRHRVRRILAAAVMVPLVTGALLSGALMGWEMLSSKRSVLDPGDYARLRVGQNRAEVARFLPDRQTNHRPLTAEPTGDDLSCEYYAMTADRFDDRSGDAYRVCFRQDVLVSLDTLTP; encoded by the coding sequence TTGGCGGCCGGGCTGAGCGTGGTGAACCTGTGGTGGGCGGTCCCTGCCGCGGTCGCCGCGTTCTTGGTGGGGTTGCGGCCGGGACGGGCACGGTCCACGGTGCTGGCTTTTGTCGCTCTGCTTTCGGCCGGTGTGGTGCTGTTGTCCTTCGTGCCTGCCTGGCTGCCGTGGGGGAGCCGGTTCGTGGCGGTCGTGGTGGTCGCCACGATGGTTCCTTGGTTCGCCGGGCGGTTCTGGGGGCAGTATCGGGAGCTTGTTCGGGCCGGCTGGGAGCGGGCCGCGCAGTTGGAGCGTGAGCAGCAGCTGGTTGCCGAGCGGGCGCGGCTGCGGGAGCGGGCCCGGATCGCGATGGACATGCATGATGTGCTCGGGCACGACCTCAGCCTGATCGCGCTGTCGGCCGGTGCTCTGAAGCTTGCGCCGGGGCTCGAAGAACAACACCAGGAGGCCGCGGGACACATCAGGGCCAGGGCGGCTGCTGCGGTGGAGCGTCTCGGTGAGGTGATCGGTGTTCTTCGTGAGGAGACCACGCCGGGTCTTGCGAACCTGACTGCCGAGGCAGCCGAGTCCGGGCTTGCGGTCGAGTTGCACGTCGACGGTGAGGCGGACGGTCTCTCCCCGGGGGTGGAACGGGCTGCCCAGCGTGTGGTGCAGGAGGCGTTGACCAACGTCGCCAAGCATGCGCCCGATGCAAAAGCGACCGTCCGCGTGACGCATGCGCGGTCCGCGACAACCGTGGTTGTGGAGAACGGCCCGCCGAGCGGGGGCCGGGGTCTTGTCGGCCTCGCCGAACGGGTGCGGTCGGCCGGCGGCACTTTCCGGTACGGCCCGAGCAACGGGGGTTTTGAGGTTGCCGCCAGCATTCCCCACGCCGGACCGTCGCCACTGCCCTCCCCCGACCGGGACAATGAACACCGGCATCGCGTCCGCCGGATTCTGGCCGCCGCCGTGATGGTTCCTCTGGTGACCGGGGCGTTGCTGAGCGGGGCGCTTATGGGGTGGGAGATGCTGTCGTCGAAGCGATCGGTTCTGGATCCGGGCGACTATGCACGTCTGCGTGTCGGGCAGAATCGGGCGGAAGTGGCGCGTTTCCTGCCGGACCGGCAGACGAACCACCGACCGTTGACTGCCGAGCCGACAGGGGACGACCTCAGTTGCGAGTACTACGCGATGACGGCCGACCGGTTCGACGACCGGTCGGGCGACGCCTACCGGGTCTGCTTCCGGCAGGACGTTCTGGTTTCTCTCGACACGCTCACCCCGTGA
- a CDS encoding inositol monophosphatase family protein: MLITDSELAVGAAAAGADVVRSMFGESLRRFGKDGDDFATEADLEAERVIIETLRAARPGDAVVGEESGRSGGSTGRTWLVDPLCGTLNYAVRNMLVAVNVALRDGGDVAVAASADPFANEIFWTDGDGAYVRTGSGDERLEPSAASRLVDFNLDPPFPNAPGFRAVDLLGDPRFVERFRPRVVSTTLAVAWVAAGRRAAYVTDGHLRDSVHFAAGIALCRAAGCVVTGIHGQPLHTGAGGLLVAADEETHAELLAINSVEGRRTDL; encoded by the coding sequence GTGCTGATCACGGATTCGGAGCTGGCTGTCGGTGCTGCGGCCGCCGGGGCGGACGTTGTGCGGTCGATGTTCGGGGAGTCCTTGCGGCGCTTCGGTAAGGACGGGGACGATTTTGCGACCGAGGCCGATCTCGAGGCGGAACGCGTCATCATCGAGACCCTTCGGGCCGCCAGGCCCGGCGACGCCGTGGTCGGTGAGGAGAGTGGGCGCTCGGGTGGCAGCACCGGGCGGACCTGGCTCGTCGACCCTCTTTGCGGCACCCTGAACTACGCGGTCCGGAACATGCTGGTCGCGGTGAACGTCGCGCTGCGCGACGGTGGGGACGTGGCGGTTGCCGCCTCGGCTGACCCGTTCGCGAACGAGATTTTCTGGACCGATGGGGACGGTGCCTACGTGCGCACCGGCAGCGGTGACGAGCGGCTGGAACCGTCGGCGGCTTCGCGGCTGGTCGACTTCAATCTTGATCCGCCGTTTCCGAACGCGCCGGGGTTCCGGGCCGTTGACCTGCTGGGCGATCCGCGGTTCGTCGAGCGGTTCCGGCCCCGGGTGGTTTCCACGACCCTGGCGGTTGCGTGGGTGGCGGCCGGGCGGCGGGCCGCCTATGTGACTGACGGGCATCTGCGGGACAGCGTTCATTTTGCGGCCGGTATCGCGCTCTGCCGGGCCGCGGGTTGTGTGGTGACCGGCATTCACGGTCAGCCTCTGCACACCGGTGCGGGTGGGCTTCTGGTGGCGGCGGACGAGGAG
- a CDS encoding phosphatase PAP2 family protein has product MLSVAAGVIAWLSPGGLGQSGAVTVKDGTSASLYLSLTGPVADAPSWLGTILEVASEGTLVVLGVLLVWSWWTGLRRRDARATAGAVLIGAGTIAAYAVSEAVKLVVDEERPCRALRAAADVIAACPEPGDWSFPSNHATLAAGLAAGLAILWPRLAAVTLPLAGAAALLRVLVGVHYPHDVLAGAILSSTVVAAVLLVFLPLAQRTVSRMIPAS; this is encoded by the coding sequence ATGCTGAGCGTCGCAGCGGGTGTGATCGCCTGGCTCTCCCCGGGCGGGCTGGGCCAGTCAGGAGCGGTCACGGTGAAGGACGGAACCTCGGCATCCCTGTACCTCTCACTGACCGGACCGGTGGCAGACGCACCGTCGTGGCTGGGCACGATCCTCGAAGTGGCCAGTGAGGGCACTCTGGTCGTACTCGGGGTGCTGCTCGTGTGGAGCTGGTGGACCGGCCTCCGCCGCCGCGACGCCCGCGCGACCGCCGGAGCCGTGCTGATCGGGGCGGGCACCATCGCGGCCTACGCGGTCAGCGAAGCGGTGAAGCTGGTGGTCGACGAGGAACGGCCCTGCCGGGCGCTGCGGGCGGCAGCCGACGTGATCGCCGCATGCCCCGAGCCCGGAGACTGGTCGTTCCCCAGCAATCACGCCACCCTGGCCGCCGGGTTGGCAGCCGGCCTGGCCATCCTGTGGCCGCGACTCGCCGCGGTCACACTGCCACTGGCCGGCGCTGCTGCGCTGCTGCGAGTCCTGGTCGGAGTGCACTACCCCCACGATGTGCTGGCCGGCGCGATTCTCAGCAGCACCGTGGTCGCCGCGGTGTTGCTCGTCTTCCTACCTCTGGCTCAGCGCACGGTGTCCCGAATGATTCCGGCCTCGTGA